The following are encoded together in the Parabacteroides chongii genome:
- a CDS encoding oligosaccharide flippase family protein codes for MEVNQIKVGAFLSYVIIALNNVIGLLYTPFMLRMMGQTEYGLYSLVASVVAYLTVLDFGFGNAIVRYTAKLRAEGDKEKQYEMFGVFLILYSVIGLLTFLIGLVIYTNVDVLFKVTMSLEEMSKVRIMLLLMICNLAFTFPMSIFGSIITAYENFIFQKVVNLLRIILNPVVMILMLLMGYRAIGMVVIVTIFNVLTLLINAWYCFYKLKIRVKVRRSGFDWGFLKEVSVYSFWIFLNAIMDRIYWDSGQFILGVYTGVSIIAVYAVALQLVNIYKGFSTAIAGLFLPRITAMVTNNEGDGRISDLFIKTGRLQYIIMAFILSGFVVFGKYFIIFWAGPDYVEAYYIALVLFVPLFIPLIQNIGITILQAKNKMKFRSILYAILSIGSLGISIPLAKQYGGIGCAVGTASALVIGQIIIMNIYYHKKVGLDMIEFWKEIGRMSVVPALLCSTSLVLLQYIHLDSLLLFVVAVILFSIVYMITFWFKGMNQYERNLFLKPIKKVLGK; via the coding sequence ATGGAGGTAAATCAGATAAAGGTCGGTGCATTTCTCAGTTATGTAATAATAGCATTAAATAATGTAATAGGGTTATTATACACTCCGTTCATGTTGAGAATGATGGGCCAAACCGAATATGGACTGTATTCTTTGGTTGCTTCTGTTGTTGCCTATCTTACTGTTTTAGACTTCGGGTTTGGAAATGCAATTGTAAGATATACTGCAAAGCTAAGGGCGGAAGGAGATAAGGAAAAGCAATATGAGATGTTTGGTGTTTTTCTTATCTTATATTCAGTTATCGGACTTCTCACTTTTTTGATCGGATTAGTTATATATACTAATGTAGATGTTCTTTTTAAAGTGACGATGTCTCTTGAAGAGATGAGTAAAGTTCGTATAATGTTACTGCTGATGATCTGTAATCTGGCTTTTACGTTTCCAATGAGTATTTTCGGATCTATCATTACAGCCTACGAGAATTTTATTTTTCAGAAAGTAGTTAATCTGCTTCGTATCATACTGAATCCTGTCGTAATGATTCTTATGCTTTTAATGGGATACAGGGCAATAGGTATGGTAGTGATAGTTACTATATTCAATGTATTAACTTTATTAATTAATGCATGGTATTGCTTCTATAAATTGAAGATCCGGGTTAAAGTCAGGAGAAGTGGTTTTGATTGGGGTTTTTTAAAGGAAGTATCCGTTTATTCGTTCTGGATCTTTCTAAATGCGATTATGGATCGTATCTATTGGGATTCCGGACAGTTCATTTTAGGTGTTTATACCGGTGTAAGTATCATCGCTGTTTATGCTGTAGCCTTACAGTTAGTCAATATTTATAAAGGGTTTTCTACTGCGATTGCGGGTTTATTTCTTCCCCGGATAACGGCAATGGTCACGAATAATGAGGGGGATGGCAGAATTTCCGATTTGTTCATAAAGACTGGAAGGCTCCAGTATATCATTATGGCGTTTATATTATCCGGATTTGTTGTATTTGGAAAATATTTCATCATCTTTTGGGCGGGTCCGGATTATGTTGAGGCTTATTACATTGCTTTGGTCCTTTTTGTTCCCTTATTTATACCTTTAATACAGAATATAGGAATTACGATCTTACAGGCAAAAAACAAAATGAAGTTCCGTTCTATTTTATACGCAATTCTATCTATTGGCAGTTTGGGTATTTCTATCCCTTTAGCTAAACAATATGGTGGGATAGGATGTGCAGTCGGTACTGCATCAGCGTTAGTGATTGGCCAGATCATTATTATGAATATCTATTATCATAAGAAAGTTGGACTTGATATGATTGAATTCTGGAAAGAGATAGGTCGGATGTCTGTCGTTCCGGCTTTGCTTTGTTCTACTAGTCTTGTATTGTTACAGTATATACACCTGGATTCATTGCTGTTATTTGTGGTTGCGGTCATACTATTTTCAATTGTTTATATGATTACTTTTTGGTTTAAAGGAATGAATCAATACGAAAGAAACTTGTTTTTAAAACCGATTAAAAAAGTATTAGGTAAATAA
- a CDS encoding Coenzyme F420 hydrogenase/dehydrogenase, beta subunit C-terminal domain, giving the protein MIKLQNKKDCCGCYACMNSCPLACIEMQEDAEGFAYPVVNEERCISCGLCEKVCPVLNNLQPRKPLYVYAVKAKSQKIRKNSSSGGVFSLLAEQVIQKGGIVFGACFDENNKVVHRYTRTKEGLEAFRGSKYVQSEIGSAYKIVEDFLKSDQVVLFSGTPCQIRGLHLFLKKFYPNLLTVDIICHGVPSPKVWNAYLTQVSKGMSQYKIENINFRDKQYGWRNFGFSLNYVKDKHVIHLIEPKYLNYYMRGFLSDIFLRPSCYQCPVRSLKSGSDITLGDYWGGAGDLLDFFDDKGVSAVLLNTQPGVDYFNILDAEKRDSSYKDVLAGNQSLEQSHSEPEKRTLFYASFEHECFYSLIDRLIRLSFKERIKLFILNFRMRINKLNK; this is encoded by the coding sequence ATGATAAAATTACAGAATAAGAAAGATTGCTGCGGTTGTTATGCCTGCATGAACAGTTGTCCTCTTGCATGTATTGAAATGCAGGAAGACGCGGAAGGCTTTGCTTATCCGGTTGTAAATGAGGAAAGGTGTATAAGTTGTGGATTATGTGAGAAAGTTTGTCCGGTTCTTAATAATTTACAACCTCGTAAACCTCTTTACGTTTATGCAGTGAAAGCAAAGTCACAGAAAATACGTAAGAATAGCTCTTCGGGTGGGGTTTTTAGTCTATTGGCAGAACAAGTGATACAGAAGGGAGGTATTGTTTTTGGTGCCTGTTTTGATGAAAATAATAAAGTAGTACATCGCTATACCCGGACTAAAGAAGGTTTAGAAGCTTTTAGAGGTTCCAAATATGTACAAAGCGAGATTGGTAGTGCTTATAAAATTGTTGAAGACTTTTTAAAATCAGACCAGGTTGTCTTGTTCTCCGGAACACCCTGTCAAATCCGGGGACTTCATTTGTTTTTAAAGAAGTTTTATCCGAATCTGTTGACTGTTGATATTATTTGCCATGGTGTCCCAAGCCCTAAAGTCTGGAATGCATATCTCACACAGGTATCCAAAGGTATGTCGCAGTATAAAATCGAGAATATAAATTTTCGAGATAAACAATATGGGTGGAGAAACTTCGGTTTTTCATTGAATTATGTAAAAGACAAACATGTTATACATTTGATTGAACCCAAGTATCTCAATTATTATATGAGAGGATTTTTATCGGATATCTTTCTTAGACCTTCCTGTTATCAGTGTCCGGTAAGATCATTAAAAAGCGGAAGTGATATTACCCTGGGTGATTATTGGGGAGGAGCTGGTGATTTGCTTGATTTTTTTGATGACAAGGGTGTTAGTGCCGTTTTATTAAATACTCAGCCTGGCGTCGATTATTTCAATATTTTGGATGCAGAGAAAAGAGACTCTTCTTACAAAGATGTTTTGGCAGGAAATCAATCGTTAGAGCAATCACATTCAGAGCCGGAAAAAAGAACCCTTTTTTATGCCTCGTTTGAACATGAATGTTTTTATTCGCTGATTGATAGATTGATCAGACTGAGTTTTAAAGAGCGGATAAAGTTGTTTATATTAAATTTTCGTATGCGAATTAATAAATTGAATAAATAA
- a CDS encoding polysaccharide pyruvyl transferase family protein, whose protein sequence is MKIGILTLPLHTNYGGILQAYALQSVLNSLGHDAVLINLPVVRANKRIRMTEFFKRLVKKFLLFKNIPLNAWPTAKEAEIMAKHIIPFVQQHLHVIECPDKKYLLDVTVKEKLKGYVVGSDQVWRPAYSATVSSFFLDFLPDTEYLKISYAASFGIDVWPFTEEDSIKFGNLLKAFKAVSVREDSAATLCKTHWNIDAKLVLDPTLLLDKRDYMKLYDLKPNEDNQTIMVYILDKNSFKTNVVKEISSLIGLPVNEVGAKDKYWNVGSKGIEKCIVPPISEWIAGFMNAGFVVTDSFHGMVFSILFEKSFICIGNKTRGISRFTSLLKLFRLEDRLIYSSDDFSRDIINKPIDYRQVDIIRQQEKLKSVSFLSDAFSIHLNKSFHK, encoded by the coding sequence ATGAAAATAGGTATTTTGACTTTACCGCTTCATACAAATTATGGAGGTATTCTACAAGCTTATGCGCTTCAGTCTGTATTAAATAGTCTGGGGCATGACGCTGTACTGATAAATTTGCCGGTAGTCCGTGCGAACAAGAGGATCAGAATGACCGAGTTTTTTAAACGGTTGGTTAAGAAATTTCTATTATTTAAAAACATCCCGTTAAATGCATGGCCTACTGCAAAAGAAGCAGAGATTATGGCTAAGCATATTATACCTTTCGTTCAGCAGCATTTACATGTAATCGAATGCCCCGATAAAAAATATCTTTTAGATGTAACTGTTAAAGAGAAGCTGAAAGGGTATGTTGTAGGTAGTGATCAGGTTTGGCGGCCTGCTTATTCTGCTACTGTATCAAGCTTCTTTTTAGATTTTTTACCGGATACGGAATATCTGAAGATATCTTATGCAGCTTCTTTTGGTATAGATGTATGGCCTTTCACCGAAGAAGATAGCATAAAGTTCGGTAATTTGCTAAAAGCCTTTAAGGCAGTATCAGTTCGGGAAGATTCAGCTGCGACTTTATGTAAGACGCATTGGAATATAGATGCAAAGTTAGTTTTAGATCCTACCTTGTTGCTTGACAAGCGAGATTATATGAAACTATACGATTTGAAACCGAATGAGGATAATCAAACGATTATGGTTTACATATTAGATAAAAATTCTTTCAAAACGAATGTTGTAAAAGAAATTTCCAGTTTAATAGGTTTACCTGTAAATGAAGTGGGAGCAAAAGACAAGTATTGGAATGTTGGTAGTAAAGGAATAGAAAAATGTATTGTACCTCCTATTTCGGAGTGGATTGCAGGATTTATGAATGCCGGATTTGTAGTCACCGATTCTTTTCATGGTATGGTGTTCTCTATTTTGTTTGAGAAATCGTTTATTTGTATTGGAAATAAAACAAGAGGGATAAGCCGGTTTACATCCTTGCTTAAATTATTCAGACTTGAAGATCGTTTGATCTATTCATCGGATGACTTTAGTCGCGATATAATTAATAAACCTATTGATTACAGGCAAGTGGATATTATTCGTCAGCAGGAAAAACTCAAATCAGTATCGTTCCTGTCCGATGCGTTCTCAATCCATCTCAACAAAAGTTTTCATAAATAA
- a CDS encoding acyltransferase family protein: MKTQNKDLSIETFRGIAILLVVMGHVIGSKSTGGMQVDEDSIYRYLYCLFDNIKMPLFIAIAGWVYSLHPVEKGKLSEFILKKAKRLILPMIFVGTTYFILQYLTPGTNNKGDITSIWKIYIYPYTLYWFLPALFLTFIVTSFLDLSNLMNTVKKWAIITFISWGVCFSQVSHIIPDSIPNLFAFKNALYLMPFFFVGVGLNRFKDNLATQSMKNIYLIGLIIGVILQQIDFFTPMEYYNKLHLNILIGMISSAYLISIKINIPFFTWLAQYAYSIYLFHGFGTSAGRIIFRKLHMSDLSVFIGATIMAVVLSIIIEKALIKWRPTKILFLGKK, encoded by the coding sequence ATGAAAACACAAAATAAAGATCTTAGTATAGAGACATTCAGAGGGATAGCAATCCTTCTTGTAGTAATGGGACATGTAATAGGTTCCAAGTCTACCGGAGGTATGCAAGTCGATGAAGATTCCATATACCGATACTTATATTGTTTATTTGATAATATAAAAATGCCTTTATTTATAGCAATTGCAGGTTGGGTATATTCATTACACCCTGTTGAGAAAGGTAAATTATCTGAATTCATTTTGAAAAAAGCAAAGCGTTTAATACTTCCAATGATATTTGTCGGTACAACTTATTTCATCCTTCAATACTTAACTCCCGGAACAAATAACAAAGGTGATATAACAAGTATATGGAAAATATATATATATCCGTATACATTATACTGGTTTTTACCTGCTTTATTCCTCACTTTTATAGTCACTTCTTTTCTTGATCTGTCGAATTTAATGAATACTGTAAAAAAGTGGGCAATAATCACTTTTATATCCTGGGGAGTATGTTTTTCTCAGGTATCTCATATTATTCCAGACTCCATACCAAACTTATTTGCTTTTAAAAATGCTTTATACTTAATGCCATTTTTCTTTGTTGGGGTCGGATTGAACAGATTCAAAGACAATTTGGCAACACAAAGCATGAAAAACATATATCTTATTGGATTGATAATCGGTGTAATACTTCAACAAATAGATTTTTTCACGCCCATGGAATACTATAATAAACTACATCTTAACATCCTTATCGGCATGATATCATCTGCCTATCTTATATCAATCAAAATTAATATTCCTTTTTTTACCTGGTTGGCACAATACGCTTATTCGATATATCTTTTTCATGGTTTCGGTACATCTGCAGGAAGAATCATATTCCGCAAATTACACATGAGCGATTTATCCGTATTTATAGGTGCAACTATTATGGCAGTCGTTTTATCTATAATAATTGAAAAAGCATTGATCAAATGGAGGCCAACAAAAATACTTTTCCTTGGTAAAAAATAA
- a CDS encoding glycosyltransferase family 2 protein: protein MVSIISINYNGYKDTCELIDSLHQFEDYPYEIIVVDNASINNDAELLRKKYTDITVIASDKNSGFAGGNNLGLSQAKGEYILFINNDITIDQPILKKMIHRMESSSQIGALSPKIKYEYKQDTIQYAGYMPMHPIRISNHIIGYNQKDEGQYNDAHATAFLHGACMLTSRKILKQAGLMTEIYFLFYEELDWSIQLQKAGYETWYEPSVYVLHKESMTIKRGSPMRLYYLTRSRILFTRRNYKSVKKIAALAYQLVIVIPKNILQYTILREHLMLTSFIKGSYHGLTDTI, encoded by the coding sequence ATGGTTTCAATCATTTCTATAAACTATAACGGTTATAAAGATACCTGTGAATTGATCGACAGTCTGCATCAGTTCGAAGATTATCCATACGAAATAATTGTAGTTGATAATGCTTCAATCAATAATGATGCAGAACTATTAAGGAAAAAATATACAGACATAACCGTCATTGCCAGTGATAAAAATTCCGGATTCGCCGGAGGAAATAACCTGGGACTTTCTCAGGCAAAAGGCGAATATATTTTGTTTATTAATAATGATATAACAATTGATCAGCCAATTTTAAAAAAAATGATCCATCGAATGGAATCATCCTCTCAGATAGGTGCTTTGTCTCCTAAAATCAAATATGAATATAAACAGGATACGATTCAATACGCTGGCTATATGCCTATGCACCCTATTCGCATCAGCAATCATATCATTGGTTACAATCAAAAGGATGAAGGGCAATATAATGATGCACATGCGACTGCATTTCTCCATGGCGCTTGTATGTTAACGTCAAGAAAAATACTAAAGCAAGCCGGTTTGATGACTGAAATTTATTTCTTATTCTATGAGGAACTCGACTGGAGCATTCAATTACAAAAAGCCGGATATGAAACCTGGTATGAGCCATCTGTTTACGTACTTCATAAAGAAAGTATGACTATAAAACGCGGAAGCCCCATGAGGTTATATTATTTAACCCGTAGCCGTATTTTATTCACACGACGTAATTACAAATCGGTAAAAAAGATAGCAGCGTTAGCTTATCAGCTCGTTATCGTAATACCTAAAAATATTCTTCAATATACAATTCTCCGGGAACATTTAATGCTCACTTCTTTTATAAAAGGCAGTTACCACGGATTAACAGATACAATATGA
- a CDS encoding acyltransferase, translated as MNLVILKQKINNNKKLKKLVHYLMMNTTGACPRKWVKWFINPFVFHYGKGSKIRSSVILNISPINMFSLGEKSVIEYFTIIDNGVGYVNIGNSSRIGLRNTLIGPIQIGNQVILAQNVVLSGLNHNYEDIELPIRAQGVKTLPIIIEDECWIGANSIITAGVHIGKHSIVAGGSVVTKSVPPYSIVGGNPARLIKQYDFEKKEWRKI; from the coding sequence ATGAATTTAGTCATTCTTAAACAGAAAATAAATAACAATAAGAAACTGAAGAAACTGGTTCATTACTTAATGATGAATACAACCGGAGCATGCCCCAGAAAATGGGTCAAATGGTTTATTAACCCTTTTGTATTTCATTATGGAAAAGGATCTAAGATCAGGAGTTCCGTTATTCTCAATATTAGTCCGATCAATATGTTTTCGCTTGGAGAGAAAAGTGTCATTGAATATTTCACCATCATCGACAATGGCGTCGGATATGTAAATATAGGAAACAGTTCAAGAATAGGATTAAGAAATACATTAATTGGGCCGATACAGATAGGAAATCAGGTGATCTTGGCTCAGAATGTTGTTTTATCAGGATTAAATCACAACTACGAAGACATTGAACTACCAATACGAGCTCAAGGAGTAAAAACACTCCCTATCATTATAGAAGACGAATGCTGGATAGGTGCCAATAGTATTATAACAGCGGGTGTCCATATCGGCAAACATTCGATAGTAGCAGGAGGAAGCGTCGTTACGAAATCAGTCCCCCCTTATTCAATTGTAGGAGGTAATCCCGCACGTCTTATAAAGCAATATGATTTTGAGAAAAAAGAATGGAGAAAAATTTAA
- a CDS encoding glycosyltransferase: MENHDFIITSLQSWDIEIGSTIKNTTLEISKANRVLYVNPPLDHMTWFRGEETKSYKRRMEVIEKRVPPLRRINSNLWVVDCPFMVYSINRLPFNWLFDLFNYINNKKIADQILKSAQELGFNNYIHLIDTDIYRSQYLKELIKPSLSIYYCRDFVIGRDYWKKNGTRLEPLLAAKSDMVLVNSTYFAKRFKEYNPNTYPIETGVNLSLYDITQQWAIPEDIQQIPHPIIGYTGSINSVRLDSDLLFKLAQQRPDYSFVFVGPEDNVFSQHPLHQLKNVYFLGKKKIDLLPAYIMAFDVCINPQLLNEITDGNYPLKIDEYLAMGKPTVATQTHTMNDIFREYTFLPHNETEYLKALDSAVSEIKDEQKKEARIAFAHTHSWENSVKKIYQLINKFV; encoded by the coding sequence ATGGAAAATCATGATTTTATCATTACCAGTCTTCAATCCTGGGATATAGAGATAGGGAGTACCATTAAAAACACAACTTTGGAAATATCCAAAGCGAATCGTGTATTATATGTTAATCCTCCATTGGATCATATGACATGGTTCAGAGGGGAAGAAACAAAATCTTATAAACGCCGGATGGAAGTAATTGAAAAGAGAGTTCCACCTTTAAGACGTATCAATTCCAATTTATGGGTCGTTGATTGTCCTTTTATGGTTTACTCCATCAATCGTCTTCCTTTCAACTGGTTATTCGATCTATTCAACTATATAAATAATAAAAAGATAGCCGACCAAATATTAAAATCAGCACAAGAACTGGGATTCAATAATTATATACATCTCATCGACACGGATATTTATCGAAGTCAGTATTTAAAAGAGTTGATCAAACCCTCTCTTTCAATCTATTACTGCAGAGATTTTGTTATTGGCCGGGATTATTGGAAAAAAAACGGAACAAGATTAGAGCCGTTACTTGCTGCAAAATCAGATATGGTACTAGTCAATTCTACTTACTTTGCTAAACGTTTCAAAGAATATAACCCCAACACATACCCTATCGAGACCGGAGTTAATCTCTCGTTATATGATATTACACAACAATGGGCCATACCTGAAGACATACAGCAAATACCCCATCCTATTATAGGTTACACCGGATCCATAAACAGTGTGAGACTGGATAGCGATCTACTATTTAAACTAGCTCAGCAACGCCCGGATTATAGTTTTGTCTTTGTTGGACCGGAAGATAATGTATTCAGTCAACATCCCTTACATCAATTGAAAAATGTTTATTTTCTAGGGAAGAAAAAAATTGATTTATTACCTGCCTATATTATGGCCTTTGATGTTTGTATCAATCCGCAACTGCTAAATGAGATAACCGACGGGAATTATCCTTTGAAAATAGACGAATATCTCGCCATGGGAAAACCTACAGTTGCAACGCAAACACATACAATGAATGATATTTTCAGAGAATACACATTTCTACCTCATAATGAAACTGAATATTTAAAAGCATTGGATAGCGCAGTTTCAGAAATAAAAGATGAACAAAAAAAAGAAGCACGAATAGCTTTTGCTCATACACATAGTTGGGAGAATAGTGTAAAAAAAATATATCAACTCATTAATAAATTCGTATAA
- a CDS encoding glycosyltransferase family 4 protein translates to MKIAIEAQRIFRTNKHGMDFVALESIRELQKIDKNNEYFIFVSPGEDRCLEASENMHIIEVSCPTYPLWEQIALPLAVSKIKPDILHCTSNTAPVFCHVPLILTLHDIIFLEPRQSGNKSLYQNMGWYYRRLVVPRILSHCNKIITVSHFECNRIKKALQLPENKIVAVYNGFGNHFSPRKETLHVTKKYIDAQKYIFFLGNTDPKKNVPRTLKAYSLYLKQSTEKLPLLIADITEKMLDSILNELGIENIKPYIACPGYIRNADLPYLYSGAFAFLYTSLRESFGIPLLEAMACGTPVITSNTSSMPEVGGPDANLVDPLDENSMAEKILLLENDPEFYTRQVSYGLNRVKLFSWEKTARETLSIYQNIYTKSCEYGKS, encoded by the coding sequence ATGAAAATCGCAATAGAAGCACAACGCATATTCCGCACCAATAAACACGGGATGGATTTTGTAGCATTGGAAAGTATTCGTGAGCTACAAAAAATCGACAAAAATAATGAATACTTCATTTTTGTAAGTCCGGGAGAAGACAGATGTCTGGAAGCTTCTGAAAATATGCACATAATAGAAGTCAGTTGTCCTACATATCCTTTATGGGAACAAATAGCTTTACCTCTTGCTGTATCCAAGATAAAACCGGATATATTACACTGTACAAGTAATACAGCTCCTGTTTTTTGTCATGTACCTTTAATATTAACGCTTCATGATATTATATTTTTAGAACCGCGTCAGAGTGGAAATAAGTCTCTTTATCAAAATATGGGCTGGTATTATCGGCGTTTAGTCGTTCCACGTATTCTTTCTCATTGCAATAAAATTATTACAGTATCACATTTTGAATGTAATCGTATTAAAAAAGCCCTGCAACTTCCGGAAAATAAAATTGTAGCAGTATATAACGGATTTGGAAATCATTTCTCTCCCCGTAAAGAGACGCTGCATGTTACTAAAAAATACATCGATGCACAAAAGTATATTTTCTTTTTAGGTAATACAGATCCCAAAAAGAATGTTCCCCGTACATTGAAAGCTTATAGTTTATATCTGAAGCAGTCGACAGAGAAACTTCCTTTACTTATAGCAGATATAACAGAGAAAATGCTCGACTCTATACTTAATGAGTTGGGAATAGAAAATATAAAGCCTTATATAGCTTGCCCAGGATATATCCGGAATGCAGACTTGCCCTATTTATATAGTGGTGCTTTTGCTTTTTTATATACATCTTTAAGGGAAAGTTTCGGCATACCGCTTTTAGAAGCTATGGCATGCGGGACCCCTGTCATCACTTCCAATACGTCTTCAATGCCTGAAGTCGGAGGTCCGGATGCTAATTTGGTTGATCCTTTGGATGAAAATAGTATGGCTGAGAAAATCTTACTTCTGGAAAATGATCCTGAATTTTACACCCGGCAAGTTTCATATGGATTAAACCGGGTTAAATTATTCTCCTGGGAAAAAACAGCCCGTGAAACATTATCTATCTATCAGAATATTTATACTAAGTCGTGCGAATATGGAAAATCATGA
- a CDS encoding glycosyltransferase, which produces MEQLLYFGTSWANNHEKIYLLGDAVLFLLFLIAVLYLFIFALFSLKKRKDQYPTAKKKYKFAVLFPAYKEDTVILESVHSFFKQDYPKEQYDLIVISDQMSDTTNQKLQDLSAIVLEIKDPQSTKTNALQLVTKHIDNNNLSYDIIVIMDADNLVDYDFLNKINDAFYSGCSAVQTHRVAKNRDTNTAVLDAVSEEINNSIFRKGHTQLGFSSALIGSGMAFEYELFRDNIMKAGHIGVDKQLERSLLIQNIYIEYLEDVYTYDEKIKESTGFYNQRRRWLSNQFTNLFCGISELPLALLKGNWDYCDKLFQWMMPPRVILFGFIFLFACFFTWFNWAMAIKWWGLLLLLCITFSMAVPDYLVDNKFKKAIRNLPILFLLMFFNFFRLKGANKEFIHTEHGSTN; this is translated from the coding sequence ATGGAACAATTATTGTATTTTGGAACTAGTTGGGCAAATAATCATGAAAAGATATATCTGTTAGGAGATGCTGTCTTGTTCTTACTATTTCTTATTGCAGTTCTTTATCTTTTCATTTTTGCTCTCTTTTCTCTTAAAAAACGTAAAGATCAATATCCAACCGCCAAAAAGAAGTACAAATTTGCAGTATTATTCCCCGCTTACAAGGAAGATACGGTCATTCTAGAATCGGTTCACTCGTTCTTCAAACAGGATTATCCCAAAGAGCAATATGATCTTATCGTTATTTCAGACCAAATGTCAGACACGACAAATCAAAAATTACAAGATTTATCTGCAATCGTTCTGGAAATAAAAGACCCTCAGAGCACTAAAACAAATGCACTCCAGTTGGTTACCAAACATATCGACAACAATAATCTCTCATATGATATAATTGTAATTATGGATGCAGACAATCTCGTGGATTATGATTTTCTCAATAAAATCAACGATGCTTTTTATTCAGGTTGTTCTGCCGTCCAAACTCATCGTGTAGCCAAAAACAGAGATACAAATACCGCAGTACTCGATGCTGTAAGCGAAGAAATAAATAATTCTATATTTCGGAAAGGTCACACACAGTTAGGATTCTCGTCGGCATTGATTGGTTCGGGTATGGCCTTCGAATATGAACTATTCAGAGACAACATTATGAAAGCCGGTCACATAGGCGTAGACAAGCAATTGGAACGGTCATTACTTATTCAAAATATTTATATCGAATATCTTGAGGATGTCTATACATACGACGAAAAGATAAAAGAAAGTACAGGTTTTTATAATCAACGTCGTCGTTGGTTATCCAATCAGTTTACTAATTTATTTTGCGGTATTTCAGAATTGCCTTTAGCTCTATTAAAAGGCAATTGGGACTATTGTGATAAGCTATTTCAATGGATGATGCCACCGCGGGTTATCCTATTTGGATTTATATTTTTATTTGCGTGTTTCTTTACATGGTTCAATTGGGCTATGGCTATAAAGTGGTGGGGATTATTGCTACTATTATGTATTACATTCAGTATGGCCGTACCTGATTATCTGGTAGACAATAAATTCAAGAAAGCGATAAGAAATCTCCCCATACTATTCCTATTGATGTTTTTCAATTTTTTTCGTCTAAAAGGTGCCAATAAAGAATTTATACATACAGAACACGGTTCAACAAATTAA